The Candidatus Eisenbacteria bacterium genomic interval CGGGCAGTCTGAAGCTCAGCGTGATCGCCGAGCGGCAGGGATTGGGAGCGATCGAACGCAGCGCGGACTCCAACGGAATGGCCGGAGAGACGGCTGCCGGGCTGTCGTGGAACCGTTGCAGGCGGGAGTTCTGCTCGTCGGTGGCGTAGATGGAGCCGTCCAGGCCGATCGCGAGACCGCTCAGGCCCTGGAACTCCCCGGAACCGGTGCCGACGGCGCCCGTCGAGTCGAGCGGGGTGCCGTCCGGCGCGAACACGCGGATCAGCCCGTTCTCGTAGTCCGCGAGGAACAGCTGCCCGCTTCCGTTCACCTCGATGTCGGTCGCGTTCTGCGCCCCCGTTTCGAAGGAGCCGAGATAGGTTCCGTCCGCCTGGTACTGCTCCACGATCGGCGCGAGCCACTGGACGACGTGGATCACTCCGCCCCATTCGACCACTCCCGAGGGGTAGGTCGGGCCCTGGCTTGTCCAGTTGAGAATCGGCACTCCGGCGGCGGTGTACTTGTGCACGGACTGGTCGGAAAAGCCGCTCACGTACACGTCCCCCGCGGCGTCGAGGGCGACATGATCGGTGCGCTGTCCCGGCGTCGGCCAGGAGAACAGGAAGTTTCCGGAAGCGTCGAACTTCTCGATCCGCACCCCGACGTAGTCGCAGACGTACACGTCGCCGGCCGCGTCGAACGCCATGCCATAGGGCGTCTGAAACTGCCCGTCGCCCGTGCCACTGCCGCCGAAGGCGAACAGCAGCTCGCCGCCCGTCGCCGCATACACGCGAATCGAGTCGTCGTTGCACGCGACCCAGACGCGGCCCGTCGGGTCCACCTCCACTTCGATAGGGTGCCCGGGCACGAACCACTCCTCGGCGAACGGCGGGAACGCGGCGGAAGGGGCGGCGAGCAGCGCACAAGCGGCGGCCGTCGCCCCCGCGGCGGAGAACCACCTGAGCGCGGCACGGCGGCGACGAAGCGGACGCTCCTGCGCGAGCCCGTCGCCACGAAGCAGGTTGGAAAGGAACGGAACGCGAAACGGCATGGAAGGTCCTCCTCGATCGTTGATCGTCCCGCGCGGCCCCGCCCCTGTAGGCGGGCTTCGTCGGCGATCGCCCTCGGACGACCGGGAGCGAGCCGGGGGCGGGACCCCCGGCGCGGGGTCGTCCGTGAATCCATCAACCGGACGACGGGCGGAGACCGCACGCGAGATCCGTCCGACGCGGTTTGGCAGCCGCCGCGGGCCAGCGGCCGGCGCGGGGCGGCGGCCGCCGCAGGTCAGCGTCCGGCGCGGGGCAGCGGCCGCCGCGGGTCAGCGTCCGGCGCGGGCCGGTGGCCGACGCACGGGCGGCCTGGCCGAGGCCGGGGCGCGGAGGACCAGGGAATCGGGGCCGCGGCCCTACTTCGCCGTCGGGAACGCGAACTCGGCGCCCTTGGCGAGGGTCTCGGGCCAGCGCTGCATCACGCTCTTCTGCCGCGTGTAGAAGCGCACGCCCTCCTCGCCATAGGCATGCATGTCGCCGAACAGGCTCTTCTTCCAGCCGCCGAAGCCGTGCCAGGCCATCGGCACCGGAATGGGCACGTTGATGCCGACCATGCCGACCTGCACGCGGCGCGCGAACTCGCGCGCGACGTGGCCGTCGCTCGTGTAGCAGGCCACGCCGTTGCCGAACTCGTTTCCGTTGATCAACTGCACCGCCTCGGCCAGGTCCTTCACGCGCACGCAGCTCAGCACCGGGCCGAAGATCTCCTCCTTATAGATGCGCATCGAGGTCGTCACGCGGTCGAACAGCGTGCCGCCGGTGAAGAAGCCGCCTTCCAGCCCGGCGAACTTCCGCTGGCGACCGTCCACGACCAGCTCGGCGCCTTCCTTCGCGCCGATCTCGATGTAGCCCTCGATCCGCTCGAGCGCCTGCTTCGTGACGATGGGTCCCATCTCGGCGTCGGCTTCCATCGGGTGCTTGATCTTCAGGTTCTTCGCGCGCTCCGCGAGTCTGGGGATGATCCGGTCGCCGACATCGCCCACCAGCACCGCGACGCTGATGGCCATGCAGCGCTCGCCCGCCGAGCCGTAGCCGGCGCCGATCAGGCCGTCCACCGCCAGGCCGAGGTCGGCGTCGGGCATGACGACCATGTGGTTCTTCGCGCCGCCCAGGGCTTGCACGCGCTTGCCGTGGCGCGCGCCGGTCTCGTAGATGTACTGGGCGATCGGCGTCGAGCCGACGAAGCTCACGGCCTGCACGTCCGGGTGCGTCAGCAGCGCGTCCACCGCCACCTTGTCGCCC includes:
- a CDS encoding CoA-acylating methylmalonate-semialdehyde dehydrogenase, whose protein sequence is MATTEAFTATTDVGHYIGGRIVSGNSGRQQPVYNPTTGKVARQLALASADEVGAAVAAARAAQPAWGDTPPIRRARVLHAFIRLLTQHRDTLAAMITAEHGKVFTDAQGEVARGIDVVEFACGIPQLLKGGFTDQVSTDIDNWTLRQPLGVVAGITPFNFPCMVPLWMYPLALACGNAFVLKPSERDPSSSLFMADLLKQAGLPDGVFNVVQGDKVAVDALLTHPDVQAVSFVGSTPIAQYIYETGARHGKRVQALGGAKNHMVVMPDADLGLAVDGLIGAGYGSAGERCMAISVAVLVGDVGDRIIPRLAERAKNLKIKHPMEADAEMGPIVTKQALERIEGYIEIGAKEGAELVVDGRQRKFAGLEGGFFTGGTLFDRVTTSMRIYKEEIFGPVLSCVRVKDLAEAVQLINGNEFGNGVACYTSDGHVAREFARRVQVGMVGINVPIPVPMAWHGFGGWKKSLFGDMHAYGEEGVRFYTRQKSVMQRWPETLAKGAEFAFPTAK